The genomic interval CCAGCTCGCCGGGGGTGAGCTCCCGGTCCGTCCTGCGTACGGCGCCGAGGAGGTCGAATTCGGCACGGGTCAGTCCGGCGGAGCGCAAGGGGGCGTCCTCCGCCTGCTGGAGCAGGGCGGCGCAGCGGTTGATCCGGCCGATGATCTCCATCGGTCCGGTGTCGAGCCCGGGGTTGACGGCCTGCCACTGCCGGACCACCGAGGCAACGATGTCGTCGGTCACTCCGCTCCGATCGAAGGGGCGTGGACCGCGGGAGGCGTATCGCCCCCGGGCCCCCGCCGTATGTCTGTCGCGGCGAGCGTACGGTGTCCGGCCCGCTCGGCCGCGAGAAGGCGCTGCTCGGGCAGGGCGCGCTGCCACCATTCGCCCGCGGCGGTGTCGCCGGCCTCGCGCAGTTCGACGAGGCTGGCGGTGAGCGTCCGGCGCGCCCGGTCCCGGGTCGCGGGCGCCGCCCCGGGGTCGGCTCCGGTCCGTTCGGCGTCGGCGCGGGCCCGGTCCAGGGCGTCGAGCGCCCGTTCGACGCGCCCCGCCGCCCGCCGGTTGGTGACCAGCGTCGCGGCCAGGAAGCCGACGACCGCCCCGAGGACGGTGTCCAGGACCCGGTCGCCGATGAGCTCCCCGGCGGGATGGGCGCCGCCGAACTCCAGGACCAGCAGGGCCATCGGGGTCACCGCGACGGAGCCGAGCCAGTAGTTGCGGGTGATGAGGGCCTCGGCGGCGAAGCTGAAGAAGAGGCAGCAGCAGACGAGGGCGAGCGGGCTGATCCGGGAGACGGGCAGGACCGCGGCGAAGACGAGCACGCCCAGGAGGTTGCCGAGGGTGCGCTGGAGGGTCCGGTTCCACGAGAGGGTGATGTTGGCCTGGTAGAGGGAGGCTGCGGTGACGATCGCCCAGTAGGGGCGCCCGACGCCGAGCGCGGCGCAGAGGTATCCGGCGAGCGCGCAGCCCGCCAGGGTGCGGACGGCGACCGGCAGCAGCGGCGATCCGGGGCCGAGGCGGCGGAGCAGGGCGCGACGGGCCGCGCGGCGCCCCTGGGGGGCCCGCAGGGCGGCGCGCTCCGCGTCGATCCCGTAGAGCTCGTCGGCGGTGCCGGGGGGCGGCGGCGGCATGGGCACGGGACCCCGGGCCCGGATCAGGGCGGCCCAGGCGCGCAGCCGGTCCGGATCCACGGTCCCGCCCCCGGGGCCCGGGGCCACGAAGGCCGCTTGGGCGTGCACCACCAGGCGTTCCAGCGACCGGCGTACGGCGGTGGGGCGGCCGGAGGCGAGCAGGCACTGCCAGGCGGCGTGCACGGCGGCGGCCGCCGCGTTGCGGGTACGGGGGCCGGGGTCGGCGGCGCACGCGGCCGCGGCCTCCAGGGCGCGGGCGACGGCCCGGCGTTCGGGTCCCTCGCGACGGACCAGGGCGGGGGCGACGGCGACCAGCCAGGCGAACGCGCCCGCGCCGAGGGTCAGGGCGAGGTGGCCGGGGATCTGCTCCGGGCGCTGCGGGGCGAAGAGGGCGGCGGAGCTGACGAAGGTGAAGATCACATGGCCGGGCGGTCCGATCCGGGTGGCGTCGCACAGCACCTTCTGAGCGGCGGCGAGCAGCGCCCCGACCGCGATGAGCACGGCGGTCGATCCGGTGAGCGACGCGGTGACCAGGGAGACGGCGAGCGAGGCCGTCATGCCGAGCACCACGCCCGCGACGGCCCCGGCCCGCCGGGCGTACGGCAGGCCGTGACCGTAGAGCGCACAGAGCGAACCGGCCATCGTGTACATCACGAGGTCCAGCCGGCCGATGGCCAGGAGCGTCAGCTGGGGTGCGGCGGAGGCGACGACCACGCTGAGGGCGGGCTTGAACCAGGTGTCCGACGGCCGCGAGAGCCGGAGGGCCGAGGCCAGCGGGAGGGCCCGGGCGGAGGGCCGCCCCGAACGGGTAGGTGTATCGGTCACTCATATACGTTAGCAGGTATTACACCTGTAAATCACCTGACAATCACCTGTAGATCCATGGGGCTCTGTTCGAGCGACGGCGACTCGGGCACACTGTCCCGCGGACAGCGCGACCCATATTCTTTGAATCTTCATGCACCCACTACGATGACGGGCGATGACCAGGGTGAGCACGCGGACGGACCGGCAGCGGTACCGCTCCCGCACGCCCCTCGCTCTGGGCTGGGTGTTCTTCCTCCTGGCCATGCTCTTCTGCTGCTCGGTCACCACCTCGTCCGCCGGCGCCCCGGTGGCCGCGGGCCCTGCCGGGTCGAGTGCCGTCCGCGCTTTCACCCCGACGCCCGACGCCGCCTTCGAACCGGTCGTCCTGGCCTCTCCCGCGGACCGCGGCCTCGGGTCGTCGTGCCACGGGGGCTCGACGCACACGGCGGCCGTCGTGCTTCCGGCGTCCTGCGCCCCCGTCACCGTTCCCTCGCCCGTGACCTTCGTCCCCGCC from Streptomyces sp. CA-278952 carries:
- a CDS encoding FUSC family protein produces the protein MTDTPTRSGRPSARALPLASALRLSRPSDTWFKPALSVVVASAAPQLTLLAIGRLDLVMYTMAGSLCALYGHGLPYARRAGAVAGVVLGMTASLAVSLVTASLTGSTAVLIAVGALLAAAQKVLCDATRIGPPGHVIFTFVSSAALFAPQRPEQIPGHLALTLGAGAFAWLVAVAPALVRREGPERRAVARALEAAAACAADPGPRTRNAAAAAVHAAWQCLLASGRPTAVRRSLERLVVHAQAAFVAPGPGGGTVDPDRLRAWAALIRARGPVPMPPPPPGTADELYGIDAERAALRAPQGRRAARRALLRRLGPGSPLLPVAVRTLAGCALAGYLCAALGVGRPYWAIVTAASLYQANITLSWNRTLQRTLGNLLGVLVFAAVLPVSRISPLALVCCCLFFSFAAEALITRNYWLGSVAVTPMALLVLEFGGAHPAGELIGDRVLDTVLGAVVGFLAATLVTNRRAAGRVERALDALDRARADAERTGADPGAAPATRDRARRTLTASLVELREAGDTAAGEWWQRALPEQRLLAAERAGHRTLAATDIRRGPGGDTPPAVHAPSIGAE